The Bacteroidota bacterium genome includes a region encoding these proteins:
- a CDS encoding homoserine dehydrogenase codes for MKRKNLTLGIFGFGCVGQGLFDVLSRTNGIKATIKKICIKNPDKSRTLATHYFTTDKNEILNDPEIDVVVELINDEVAAFEIVKTAMQNGKAVVSASKKMIAENLLELYELQQQYKVPFLYEGACCASIPIIRNLEEYYDNDLLHSVEGIINGSTNYILTKIFDENISFAPALLEAQNLGFAETDPRLDIEGFDPKYKLCILLLHAFGLFVKPENIFNFGIQHINDFDISYARQKKAKIKLIAKCKKINNDVFAYVFPHLIYENSQLNNISNEYNGLLVESAFSDKQFFAGKGAGSTPTGSAVLSDISALSYNYRYEYRKIGQTNSLELNNNLPLKLYVRYSNSQKINLGDFTTIHEEFASEENKYFIGTIALEKVKQLRWLHEDGVNLLVV; via the coding sequence ATGAAAAGAAAAAATCTAACTTTAGGCATCTTCGGATTTGGCTGTGTGGGCCAGGGATTATTTGATGTTTTATCCAGAACAAATGGTATTAAGGCAACCATTAAAAAGATCTGCATCAAAAACCCGGATAAATCGCGAACACTTGCAACTCATTATTTTACAACCGATAAAAATGAGATCCTTAATGATCCTGAAATCGATGTAGTGGTAGAACTTATTAATGATGAAGTAGCAGCATTTGAGATCGTTAAAACGGCAATGCAAAATGGCAAAGCCGTTGTAAGTGCTTCCAAAAAAATGATAGCCGAAAATCTGCTCGAATTGTATGAACTGCAGCAACAATATAAAGTGCCATTTTTATATGAAGGCGCCTGTTGTGCGAGCATTCCGATAATCAGAAACCTGGAAGAATATTACGACAACGACCTTTTGCATTCAGTGGAAGGTATTATAAATGGTTCCACAAATTACATCCTTACAAAAATATTTGATGAGAATATTTCCTTTGCTCCGGCTTTATTAGAGGCACAGAATCTGGGATTTGCCGAAACCGACCCGCGTTTGGATATAGAAGGATTTGACCCAAAGTATAAATTATGCATTTTATTGTTACATGCATTCGGTTTATTTGTAAAACCTGAAAATATTTTTAATTTCGGGATACAACACATCAACGATTTTGATATCAGTTACGCGCGACAGAAAAAAGCGAAAATAAAACTCATTGCCAAATGCAAAAAAATAAATAACGATGTTTTTGCATATGTGTTTCCTCATTTGATATATGAAAATTCGCAATTAAATAATATTTCAAACGAATACAATGGATTGCTGGTGGAAAGTGCGTTTTCAGATAAACAATTTTTTGCAGGAAAGGGAGCAGGAAGCACACCAACTGGCTCAGCAGTTTTATCCGATATTTCTGCCTTATCATACAACTATAGATATGAATATCGTAAAATCGGTCAAACCAATTCGTTAGAGTTGAACAACAATTTACCATTAAAATTGTATGTCAGGTATTCTAATTCGCAAAAAATAAATTTAGGCGACTTTACAACAATTCATGAAGAATTTGCCTCAGAGGAAAACAAATACTTCATTGGCACCATAGCACTTGAAAAGGTAAAACAATTAAGGTGGTTGCACGAGGATGGAGTCAATTTGTTGGTAGTGTAA
- a CDS encoding RluA family pseudouridine synthase, with amino-acid sequence MMESLEILFEDKIILVINKPSGLMAERDKFKNPSVQDMVADYFNTLKLSQNTILGIVHRIDRPVSGVMLLAKKVSALRDLNKQFEEGKVEKIYYALVDKKPEKDEGTLLHYLFKDVKNKKAIIYKNSRKSAVKCELIYKYKGMLNDAFLLEIHPLTGKYHQIRAQLAFIGCPIIGDEKYGSKSKYKSDAICLHAHSIEFEHPAEKKKMKVSCEMPKDWKYVGNG; translated from the coding sequence ATGATGGAATCGTTGGAAATATTATTTGAAGATAAGATTATACTTGTAATTAACAAACCTTCCGGTTTAATGGCGGAACGGGATAAGTTTAAAAATCCCAGTGTTCAGGACATGGTTGCAGATTATTTTAATACGCTGAAACTTTCACAAAATACAATATTGGGCATTGTGCATCGTATCGACAGGCCGGTAAGTGGAGTAATGTTGTTGGCAAAAAAAGTTTCTGCTTTGCGCGATCTCAATAAACAATTTGAAGAAGGTAAAGTCGAAAAGATATACTATGCATTAGTTGATAAAAAACCCGAAAAGGATGAAGGAACTCTTCTACATTATTTATTTAAGGATGTTAAAAATAAAAAGGCGATCATTTATAAGAATAGCAGAAAGAGTGCAGTTAAATGTGAATTGATCTATAAATATAAAGGAATGTTGAACGATGCTTTCTTACTTGAAATTCATCCGTTAACCGGAAAATATCATCAAATTCGGGCACAACTTGCATTTATCGGATGTCCAATTATTGGTGACGAAAAATATGGGTCAAAATCAAAATATAAATCCGATGCAATTTGTTTGCACGCACATTCCATCGAATTTGAACATCCTGCAGAAAAGAAAAAAATGAAAGTAAGTTGTGAAATGCCGAAGGATTGGAAGTATGTTGGGAATGGGTAG
- a CDS encoding T9SS type A sorting domain-containing protein, with amino-acid sequence MKNNFIKLNTFMLLAIGTVTLSNAQIVGGVSYLKGKYVEVAISDCGTYASGDAGVVVAAPAGYHANNIDGSLGFTNDVGQDGWDLGVPDQCGDYVMPGSPEEGWAIQFGGTVYGNLQPYCYRPGLFVAGAPSFAGGNITNINTGAIRKSIWQGTNTDLGIAINQTSYFLQKKQAILTIVDICNGGDEITDLYYARNTDPDNDQVTTGSFLTTNQVKKQYIPAGYSQVSASSSTGSPCYMAYVTGDARGKASRGNFSMGNPADMYNGVGGYVTTGTPATADEAIQISFKMDTLKHNDCNCIAYSSVFTTGGIFEQVTLSNTACATLGTLARFGDEMVAEYLDDPAYFLNNEFVAYPNPSTGNFTINMFEMENANITVLNAIGDVVYSAKGVNKIEGVYIENAVPGIYFVTVEHDGKTNTKSIVIE; translated from the coding sequence ATGAAAAATAATTTTATTAAACTCAATACATTTATGTTGCTTGCTATAGGCACGGTAACATTAAGTAATGCCCAAATTGTTGGGGGAGTTTCCTATTTAAAAGGGAAATATGTAGAAGTTGCAATTTCTGATTGCGGTACCTATGCATCAGGTGATGCTGGAGTAGTTGTTGCAGCCCCTGCAGGATATCATGCAAACAATATTGATGGTTCATTAGGTTTTACAAACGACGTTGGTCAGGACGGATGGGATCTTGGTGTTCCTGATCAGTGCGGTGATTACGTTATGCCTGGTTCTCCGGAAGAAGGATGGGCTATTCAATTTGGTGGAACCGTTTACGGAAATCTTCAGCCTTATTGTTATCGTCCGGGTTTATTTGTAGCTGGTGCTCCTTCGTTTGCCGGAGGAAATATTACGAATATTAATACCGGTGCTATCAGAAAAAGCATTTGGCAAGGAACAAATACTGATCTTGGTATTGCAATAAATCAAACTTCCTATTTCTTGCAAAAGAAACAAGCCATTCTTACTATTGTTGATATTTGTAATGGTGGTGATGAGATCACTGATCTTTATTATGCAAGAAATACAGATCCGGATAACGATCAGGTTACAACAGGATCATTCCTTACAACAAACCAGGTTAAAAAACAATATATACCTGCCGGTTATTCTCAGGTTAGTGCATCCAGTTCAACTGGTTCCCCTTGTTATATGGCTTATGTAACAGGTGATGCCCGTGGAAAGGCTTCCCGTGGAAATTTCTCAATGGGTAATCCTGCTGATATGTATAATGGTGTTGGTGGTTATGTTACAACAGGTACTCCTGCTACAGCAGATGAGGCAATTCAGATATCTTTTAAAATGGATACATTAAAACACAATGATTGTAACTGTATTGCATACTCTTCTGTATTTACAACAGGTGGTATTTTTGAACAAGTAACTTTATCAAATACTGCTTGCGCTACTTTAGGAACGCTTGCACGTTTTGGTGATGAGATGGTTGCGGAATATCTGGATGATCCTGCTTATTTCTTAAACAACGAATTCGTTGCTTATCCTAACCCTTCAACTGGTAATTTCACAATTAATATGTTCGAAATGGAAAATGCAAATATCACTGTATTAAATGCAATTGGTGATGTTGTATATTCCGCTAAAGGTGTTAACAAAATTGAAGGTGTTTATATTGAAAATGCTGTTCCGGGTATTTACTTCGTAACAGTGGAACACGATGGAAAAACAAATACAAAATCTATCGTTATAGAATAA
- the rnr gene encoding ribonuclease R, protein MPKKKKKPGTQLVKAGYNLENEIYNFLANKAERGFSLKNIFKWVSKTGDLDGVFDAIQNLVNSGRIEEYEADTFRIKQKPNTINTMVGVVDMTQSGNAYVVIDGHLYDVFVPSRKTNRAFNGDTVRVRITSLGKNKKPEGEIVEIIKREKELFVGKVEISENYAFAVTDDRFNNYDFYLSNEEIKKKKVVNGDRVIIRVKDWPPSMKNPIGEIVSKLSAAGDHASDMEAIMVETGIHYQFPEEVEQMAAELPIEISKAEIAARRDIRKIFTITIDPYDAKDFDDAISYQKLPNGNIEVGVHIADVSHYVIPESAIDKEAYARGTSVYLVDRVIPMLPEKLSNNVCSLRPHEDKLTFSAIFEMDENAKIINEWFGKTIMYSDRRFTYEEAQEILENKEGEFAEEILALNKVSTLLREKRFSAGAISFETKEVKFILDENFVPTGLYVKERKEAHMLIEDLMLLANKRVAFHLAKNFTKVPFVYRVHDTPDMKKLEEFSLNARRFGYKLKLDSPKNVSAELNRLMEEIKGTPEQNILESLAIRCMAKAVYTTKNIGHYGLAFEHYTHFTSPIRRYPDLMVHRVLENVLNKEKLLYPNAEGLEEKCRHSSATERKAMEAERESVKYKQVEYMTKHVGESFDGVITGVTSFGIFVEIVENKCEGLVHVDNIRDELMFDEARRRLVSLTNSGNYELGNSIRIKVQKADLALRKLDFMID, encoded by the coding sequence ATGCCAAAGAAAAAAAAGAAGCCCGGTACCCAATTGGTAAAGGCCGGTTATAACCTTGAAAACGAAATTTACAATTTTCTCGCCAATAAAGCGGAACGAGGATTCTCGCTGAAAAATATCTTTAAATGGGTATCCAAAACAGGTGATCTCGATGGAGTTTTTGATGCTATTCAAAATTTAGTGAACAGTGGTCGGATAGAAGAATACGAAGCAGATACTTTTCGGATCAAACAAAAACCGAATACCATCAATACAATGGTTGGTGTGGTTGATATGACACAAAGCGGAAACGCCTACGTTGTTATTGACGGCCATTTATATGATGTGTTTGTTCCCTCCAGAAAAACAAATCGCGCATTTAATGGCGATACTGTTCGTGTAAGAATTACTTCACTCGGAAAAAATAAAAAACCCGAAGGTGAGATCGTGGAAATAATAAAACGCGAAAAAGAATTATTTGTCGGGAAGGTGGAAATTTCAGAAAATTATGCTTTTGCAGTCACCGATGACAGGTTCAATAATTATGATTTTTATTTATCGAATGAGGAAATAAAAAAGAAAAAGGTGGTGAATGGCGATCGCGTTATTATTCGCGTAAAAGATTGGCCACCATCCATGAAAAATCCGATAGGAGAAATTGTAAGTAAATTATCGGCAGCAGGTGATCATGCGAGCGACATGGAAGCAATTATGGTGGAAACTGGTATCCATTATCAATTTCCAGAAGAGGTGGAGCAAATGGCTGCGGAATTACCCATTGAAATATCGAAGGCGGAAATTGCAGCAAGAAGAGATATTCGTAAAATATTTACCATTACTATAGATCCATACGATGCAAAAGATTTTGATGATGCTATCTCCTATCAGAAATTACCCAATGGAAATATTGAAGTAGGAGTTCATATTGCAGATGTATCGCATTATGTGATTCCGGAATCGGCAATTGACAAAGAGGCTTATGCAAGAGGAACTTCGGTATATCTTGTTGACAGAGTAATTCCTATGTTACCGGAAAAATTATCGAATAATGTTTGTTCGCTCCGTCCGCATGAAGACAAACTGACCTTTAGTGCAATTTTCGAAATGGATGAAAATGCTAAGATCATAAATGAATGGTTTGGAAAAACCATCATGTATAGCGACAGGCGATTTACTTATGAGGAAGCCCAGGAAATACTGGAAAATAAAGAAGGGGAATTTGCAGAAGAGATTCTTGCGTTAAACAAAGTTTCCACTTTATTACGCGAAAAAAGATTCAGCGCCGGGGCAATTTCCTTTGAAACAAAGGAGGTGAAATTTATTTTGGATGAAAATTTTGTTCCAACTGGATTATATGTAAAAGAAAGAAAAGAAGCACATATGCTTATTGAAGATCTGATGTTATTAGCCAACAAAAGAGTAGCATTTCATCTGGCAAAAAATTTCACCAAGGTTCCGTTCGTTTATCGCGTTCATGATACTCCCGATATGAAAAAATTAGAGGAGTTTTCATTAAATGCACGTCGCTTCGGTTATAAATTAAAATTAGATTCACCGAAAAATGTTTCTGCGGAATTAAACAGATTAATGGAGGAAATTAAGGGAACACCCGAACAAAACATTTTGGAAAGTCTGGCGATTAGATGTATGGCCAAAGCAGTGTATACTACTAAAAATATTGGTCATTACGGATTGGCATTTGAGCACTATACACATTTTACTTCTCCCATCCGAAGATATCCGGATCTGATGGTGCATCGTGTTTTGGAAAATGTTTTAAACAAAGAAAAATTATTATATCCGAATGCGGAAGGTCTGGAAGAAAAATGCCGACACTCTTCTGCAACCGAACGCAAGGCAATGGAAGCGGAACGAGAAAGCGTTAAGTATAAGCAGGTGGAATATATGACCAAACATGTAGGCGAAAGTTTTGATGGAGTGATTACCGGTGTAACCTCCTTCGGAATATTTGTGGAAATAGTGGAAAATAAATGTGAAGGATTGGTGCATGTAGATAATATTCGCGATGAATTAATGTTTGATGAAGCCCGTCGCCGATTGGTGAGTTTAACAAATTCGGGAAACTACGAGTTGGGAAATTCCATACGAATTAAAGTTCAAAAGGCAGATCTTGCCTTAAGGAAATTGGATTTTATGATTGATTAA
- a CDS encoding DUF4846 domain-containing protein — translation MHTFLKIIVLFVFIGLLSCKGNLFYKNIISQPTEKFLDTDSNTIVSRINCPIGFNRVFANENSFTYYLRNLPLKPFEADVKLFDGTNKNRLCHVGVIDMEAGATDLQQCADSGIRLYAEYLYHSKQYDKIHFNFTNGQNCAYTKYAEGWRMEVNGNKTAWYKATQEDYSYKNFRKYLDLVFMYAGSYSLSKELIFIKKENIQPGDLFVHPGFPGHVEIVMDVCKNNESGEILFLLAQGFTPAQEIEVLENEVSAKRSPWYSTNEQNVASPQFTFEYSELMRFE, via the coding sequence ATGCATACATTTTTAAAGATAATAGTGTTATTTGTTTTTATTGGTCTTTTATCTTGCAAGGGAAACCTATTTTATAAAAACATAATAAGTCAGCCAACAGAAAAATTTTTAGATACCGACAGTAATACTATAGTATCAAGAATAAATTGTCCGATCGGATTTAATAGAGTTTTTGCCAACGAAAACTCTTTTACTTATTATTTAAGAAACCTTCCCTTAAAACCCTTTGAAGCTGATGTAAAGTTATTTGATGGCACCAATAAAAACAGGTTGTGCCATGTAGGAGTAATAGACATGGAGGCCGGTGCCACCGATCTGCAGCAGTGTGCCGATAGCGGTATCAGGTTGTATGCAGAATATTTATACCACTCTAAACAATACGACAAGATCCATTTCAATTTTACCAACGGACAAAATTGTGCATATACAAAATATGCGGAAGGATGGCGCATGGAAGTAAATGGAAATAAAACTGCATGGTATAAAGCAACGCAGGAAGATTATTCCTATAAAAATTTCAGAAAGTATTTAGACCTTGTTTTTATGTATGCCGGTTCCTATTCTTTATCGAAAGAATTAATTTTTATTAAAAAAGAAAATATTCAACCTGGAGATCTATTTGTTCATCCCGGTTTTCCGGGTCATGTTGAAATTGTGATGGATGTTTGTAAGAACAATGAAAGTGGTGAGATCTTATTTTTATTAGCACAAGGCTTTACACCTGCACAGGAAATTGAGGTGTTGGAAAATGAAGTATCCGCTAAAAGAAGTCCATGGTATTCAACCAATGAGCAAAATGTTGCATCACCACAATTTACCTTTGAATATTCGGAACTGATGCGTTTTGAATGA
- a CDS encoding L,D-transpeptidase, with protein sequence MQHGLLLTLILISLSCNNYSALKERDDIQERIAIPDQPLGELISELKVDKKDISILIDKSDYTLQLVATNMTIKSYPVVFGPNPIDDKRREGDKCTPEGRFTIRDLYPHDKWSKFLWVDYPNEESWKKHNAAKANGELDNDATIGGEIGIHGVPNNDESLIDEKINWTLGCISLKNKHIDEIYNYVTKGTVIIIQK encoded by the coding sequence ATGCAACACGGCTTACTCTTAACCTTAATTCTAATCTCCTTATCCTGCAATAATTATTCAGCTTTGAAAGAAAGAGACGATATTCAAGAAAGAATTGCAATTCCCGATCAACCACTCGGAGAGCTCATAAGCGAACTTAAAGTAGATAAGAAAGACATTTCGATTCTTATCGACAAATCAGATTATACTCTGCAATTAGTTGCAACTAACATGACTATAAAATCATATCCGGTGGTATTCGGACCAAACCCAATAGATGATAAAAGAAGAGAAGGTGATAAATGCACACCCGAAGGAAGATTCACTATTCGCGATCTGTATCCTCACGATAAATGGAGTAAATTTTTGTGGGTGGATTACCCAAATGAAGAAAGTTGGAAAAAACACAATGCAGCAAAGGCTAATGGAGAACTTGATAATGATGCAACTATTGGTGGTGAGATAGGTATTCACGGTGTTCCCAATAACGACGAGAGTTTAATTGACGAAAAAATTAACTGGACACTCGGTTGTATCTCTCTTAAAAATAAACATATTGATGAGATATATAATTACGTAACAAAAGGAACAGTAATTATTATTCAGAAATAA
- a CDS encoding PLP-dependent transferase has protein sequence MKQETAIIHAIPVDELTGAISVPIYQTATFVQESPGIHKGFDYARSNNPTRKVLEDLIAKMEGGDAGFAFASGLAAVDAVLKLLKSGDEIIAVDDIYGGSFRIFTHIYQKFGIKVRYVDTSNAINIIDHLNKNTKLIWLESPTNPTLKISDITAICEIAHQKNVLVVVDNTFASPAGQKPLELGADIVIHSATKYLAGHSDLIAGLVITNTKELSESIKFIQNASGGILAPFDCWLTIRGIETLYLRIEKQSHNALRVAEYLLDNHFVDQVYYPGLPSHLNHNIAKQQQYFFGGVISFTLKEDTSVKAEKICSSTKLFKCAESLGGVKSLLCHPAGMTHKSIPTDKRKLAGINDSLIRLSCGIEDADDLIADLENAISYVFPKPISKQLIY, from the coding sequence ATGAAACAAGAAACAGCGATCATCCATGCAATTCCGGTAGATGAATTAACCGGAGCCATTTCAGTACCTATTTATCAGACTGCAACTTTTGTGCAGGAATCACCCGGAATTCACAAGGGATTTGATTATGCACGAAGCAATAATCCAACCCGAAAAGTTTTAGAAGATCTTATTGCCAAAATGGAAGGCGGTGATGCCGGATTCGCATTTGCAAGTGGATTGGCAGCCGTTGACGCTGTTCTTAAATTACTTAAATCCGGTGATGAAATAATAGCTGTAGATGATATTTATGGCGGTTCCTTTCGAATATTTACACATATTTATCAGAAGTTTGGCATTAAGGTGCGTTATGTTGATACAAGTAATGCAATAAATATAATTGACCATTTAAATAAAAACACAAAATTGATCTGGTTGGAATCACCTACAAATCCCACACTTAAAATATCTGATATTACAGCAATTTGTGAAATAGCGCATCAAAAAAATGTATTGGTAGTGGTAGATAATACATTCGCTTCTCCGGCAGGTCAAAAACCTTTAGAATTGGGGGCAGATATTGTAATTCATTCTGCCACAAAATATCTGGCAGGTCACAGCGATCTTATTGCAGGTTTGGTAATTACAAATACAAAGGAACTATCGGAATCCATTAAATTTATTCAAAATGCTTCGGGTGGGATTTTAGCTCCTTTCGATTGTTGGTTAACGATTCGAGGAATAGAAACTCTTTATTTGCGCATTGAAAAACAAAGTCATAATGCGCTACGTGTTGCCGAATATTTATTGGATAATCACTTTGTAGATCAGGTGTATTATCCGGGTTTGCCTTCCCATTTAAATCACAATATTGCAAAACAGCAGCAGTATTTTTTTGGAGGAGTTATAAGCTTTACACTGAAAGAGGATACCTCGGTAAAAGCGGAAAAAATTTGCAGTAGCACCAAATTATTTAAATGTGCGGAGAGTTTAGGCGGAGTTAAAAGTTTATTGTGCCACCCTGCCGGAATGACTCATAAATCCATCCCCACAGATAAACGAAAATTAGCAGGGATCAACGATTCACTCATCCGATTATCATGTGGAATTGAAGATGCCGACGATCTGATCGCCGATCTGGAAAATGCGATTTCCTATGTATTTCCAAAACCAATATCAAAACAATTAATTTATTAA
- a CDS encoding MarC family protein, with protein MDFISIDDIITISVTLFVIIDVLGNVPVIIKLKASMPNFKPGEITLFAGALMIAFLFAGESILKALGLDINSFAIAGAIVIFLIALEMILGVKIFKVDPDNTKSGNMVPIGFPLLAGAGTLTILISLRSIYSIMNILIAVGINLILIYVVLRSTGWIERKLSKSGLTAIEKFFGIITLALAIKIIRTNFFPE; from the coding sequence ATGGACTTTATTAGCATTGATGATATAATTACCATAAGCGTAACTCTTTTTGTAATTATAGACGTTTTGGGTAACGTCCCGGTTATAATCAAACTTAAAGCCAGCATGCCTAATTTTAAACCCGGCGAGATTACATTATTTGCTGGGGCATTAATGATCGCATTTTTATTTGCAGGGGAATCCATTTTAAAAGCACTTGGGCTCGATATAAATTCCTTTGCGATCGCGGGAGCCATTGTGATATTCTTAATTGCTTTGGAGATGATACTGGGAGTTAAAATTTTTAAAGTGGATCCTGATAATACTAAATCAGGTAACATGGTCCCTATCGGATTTCCCTTACTTGCAGGAGCCGGAACTTTAACCATATTAATTTCTTTGCGAAGTATCTACTCTATTATGAATATTTTAATTGCGGTAGGCATCAATCTTATATTAATTTATGTGGTTTTGCGTTCAACCGGATGGATAGAAAGAAAACTCAGTAAAAGCGGTCTCACTGCCATCGAAAAGTTCTTTGGTATTATCACTCTTGCTTTGGCAATAAAGATCATCAGAACAAATTTTTTCCCGGAATAG
- a CDS encoding RagB/SusD family nutrient uptake outer membrane protein encodes MKKATYKIFVTAIIALSITSCKDILNLEPAQSLSNEAALDNDEGVKQALIGAYDNFSQSSLAGGEMLRNAELLGGDGEILWVGTYTAPREIFNRDILVNNGDVTALWVDAYETINSANNVITAIDVVLPSDQDQVRGEALALRAWCHFELTRMFGKQYDPATSSTDLAVPIILIPTLATGDNVETVRNTVEENYTQIIADLTLAESLLPEKNDEYINKFTAAALLARVYLQMENYAAARDAADRVIASNDYELSATYAESFNQDDNTDEDIFATQISELDGSNVMNTYFSINDFGGRADVEIEPEHLALYDPADLRLGLFYEDGGVTYTGKFNSEFGNLSLIRIAEMYLIRAECNVRLGTAVGASPEDDYNMTHTRAGLPAEASVTLDDVLLERRLELAFEGFKIHDIKRLHGMVGTMNYDDNKLVYPIPQSEIEINPELVQNPGY; translated from the coding sequence ATGAAAAAAGCGACATATAAAATATTTGTTACAGCAATAATTGCCTTGAGTATTACATCGTGTAAGGATATATTAAATCTGGAACCTGCGCAGAGTTTAAGTAATGAGGCCGCGCTGGATAATGATGAAGGAGTTAAACAGGCCTTGATAGGTGCATACGACAATTTTTCACAATCTTCACTTGCAGGTGGTGAAATGTTGCGCAATGCAGAATTATTGGGAGGAGATGGAGAAATATTATGGGTTGGAACGTATACCGCACCAAGGGAAATTTTCAATCGCGATATTTTGGTTAATAATGGTGATGTTACCGCATTATGGGTGGATGCATATGAAACTATCAACTCGGCAAATAATGTAATAACTGCTATTGATGTTGTTTTACCATCCGATCAGGATCAGGTAAGAGGTGAAGCATTGGCTTTAAGGGCATGGTGTCATTTTGAATTAACAAGGATGTTTGGTAAACAATATGATCCTGCAACATCATCTACTGACTTGGCGGTTCCAATTATATTAATTCCAACATTGGCTACAGGCGATAATGTGGAAACTGTTAGAAATACAGTGGAAGAAAATTATACGCAGATAATTGCTGACCTTACTTTGGCAGAAAGTTTATTACCGGAAAAAAATGATGAGTATATCAATAAATTTACCGCAGCTGCTTTGTTGGCAAGGGTGTATTTACAAATGGAAAATTATGCCGCGGCAAGAGATGCTGCCGACAGGGTAATCGCTTCAAACGATTATGAATTAAGTGCAACTTATGCTGAAAGTTTTAATCAGGACGACAATACCGATGAAGATATATTTGCAACTCAAATTTCGGAACTCGATGGTTCCAATGTAATGAATACTTATTTTTCCATTAATGATTTTGGGGGAAGAGCGGATGTGGAAATTGAACCGGAACATTTAGCATTATATGATCCAGCTGATCTTCGTTTAGGATTATTTTATGAAGATGGAGGTGTAACATATACCGGTAAATTCAACAGTGAATTTGGCAACCTTTCCCTCATTCGAATTGCAGAAATGTATCTTATCAGAGCTGAATGTAATGTGCGTTTAGGAACAGCAGTGGGCGCTTCACCGGAGGATGATTATAATATGACGCATACCAGAGCAGGACTTCCCGCTGAGGCTTCTGTGACATTAGATGATGTATTGTTGGAAAGACGATTGGAACTTGCATTTGAAGGATTTAAAATCCACGATATAAAACGTCTGCATGGAATGGTTGGAACAATGAATTACGATGATAATAAACTCGTATACCCGATTCCTCAAAGCGAAATTGAAATAAACCCTGAACTTGTACAGAATCCGGGTTATTAA
- a CDS encoding DUF4345 family protein: MTTIEIYLWLNAVLYAAFSLWCLWKPTTTATFTGLGLLNTSGRSEYFAIYVGLQGAWAAMFIACALNPDLQHAGIFYAVFIYAGLVLGRWISIFQKGISSNKTYILAILEIVLGTWAAVLL; encoded by the coding sequence ATGACAACAATAGAAATTTATTTATGGCTCAACGCGGTTTTATATGCGGCATTCTCTTTGTGGTGCCTCTGGAAACCAACAACAACGGCTACTTTCACGGGTTTAGGCCTTTTAAACACCTCCGGGAGGTCGGAATACTTTGCAATTTATGTAGGTCTTCAGGGGGCTTGGGCAGCCATGTTTATTGCGTGCGCATTGAATCCTGATCTACAACATGCCGGTATCTTTTACGCTGTTTTTATATATGCAGGATTAGTTTTAGGAAGATGGATCTCAATTTTTCAGAAAGGAATTTCATCCAATAAGACCTATATTCTGGCTATTTTGGAGATCGTTCTTGGAACCTGGGCAGCAGTTCTTTTATAA